A DNA window from Sphaeramia orbicularis chromosome 22, fSphaOr1.1, whole genome shotgun sequence contains the following coding sequences:
- the LOC115413168 gene encoding transforming growth factor-beta receptor-associated protein 1 gives MAFKAFTQKHVYEKQAAPKEKDKSIIQCLECCGKNLYIGTKDSTVQHLLLPSLTNEPQSPRDTREGRLRKLGSSHPVVQLRAIPIFNHLLVLWDRSVTALNMFSLEPIPALKKIQHVSLFELCDLTNQSEAVEMVTCSSRRKVIRIHIVGVDKWEVVKEITLPQDPVALAVDGGSLCVATSDRYLLCDLNTGNSNELFPHSHSRQHVVVTSVGRGEFLLNGPESLGLFVMKTGICQRPPLQWPQEVLAAGVCFPYILTLQPQVLSVYSMLDQQRKHTVSLSGAKGLLSTSDGVLVFTERDIFSLCLVPIEEQIQTLVGHERADEALLLLEGVQSHRPLDSHKELQKAITCLAGFVHFYQEGFSEAKDLFIKGELDPREIISLYPDVKSCLSADFQSHLDQVNKHRDLEVLWQEDRNTFYHYQAFLGDFLRGVRETQQDLRCRKEVDCALLWLYAEQDDTGNLLQLVTFPNECCLDQCVPVLQQHKRFFALGLLYQSHGEHSEALQTWVKIADGLLTDPTCSDVYEHIVSTLSQLINKDVVWAFADWVLRRNQETGVQIFTKWPPDNQFSTQDVLVLLEAYPQAMMLYLEFLIHDLHSKEERHHSHLALAYVTHTQQEEEEAKSNLTATREKLQQLLWDSAFYDISIIFERVKSTSLHMEKAILLGKAGEHFQALQLLAHHERDPQAAEAYCDRFSQGQDPEYRQTLLSTLLKVYLNSEGLTSAAVDLLNNNPQVFATEKVVQVLPESWSVQLVSQFLVGSLRETFHQTRMRRLQKALAQAELFRHKVIWMQASKTAFKVHKGQVCKVCQKDLTEPQFICNLQGELIHTTCTAFSAL, from the exons ATGGCTTTTAAAGCATTCACACAAAAGCATGTCTATGAAAAGCAAGCAGCCCCTAAAGAGAAGGACAAATCCATCATCCAGTGCCTAGAATGCTGTGGCAAGAACTTGTATATAGGAACCAAGGATTCAACAGTTCAGCACCTCCTCCTGCCCAGTTTAACAAATGAACCCCAGAGTCCTAGAGATACCAGGGAAGGAAGGCTGAGAAAACTAGGCTCCAGTCACCCAGTAGTCCAGCTGAGGGCAATCCCTATATTCAACCACCTTCTGGTTTTGTGGGACCGGAGCGTTACTGCCCTAAACATGTTCTCTCTGGAGCCCATCCCCGCCCTGAAGAAGATCCAACACGTGTCGTTATTCGAGCTGTGCGACCTCACAAACCAGTCGGAGGCAGTGGAGATGGTGACCTGTTCGAGCCGAAGGAAGGTGATCAGGATCCACATTGTTGGAGTGGACAAGTGGGAGGTAGTCAAAGAAATCACACTGCCCCAGGACCCTGTGGCCTTGGCGGTGGATGGTGGAAGCCTGTGTGTAGCTACAAGTGACAGGTACCTCCTCTGTGACCTTAACACTGGGAACAGCAATGAGCTCTTTCCACACAGTCACAGCCGGCAGCACGTTGTCGTTACATCAGTGGGACGAGGGGAATTCCTGCTGAACGGGCCTGAATCTTTGG GCTTGTTTGTGATGAAGACCGGGATATGCCAGCGCCCTCCCCTGCAGTGGCCTCAGGAGGTGCTGGCAGCCGGAGTATGTTTCCCTTACATCCTAACCCTACAGCCCCAAGTGCTGTCTGTCTACAGTATGTTAGATCAGCAACGCAAACACACTGTGAGTCTCAGTGGAGCGAAGGGTCTGCTCTCCACATCAG ATGGTGTGTTAGTGTTCACAGAGAGAGACATTTTCAGCCTGTGTCTGGTACCGATAGAAGAGCAAATCCAAACCCTGGTGGGCCACGAGAGGGCTGATGAGGCCTTATTGCTGCTGGAGGGAGTTCAAAGCCATCGTCCACTTGACTCTCACAAG GAGCTGCAGAAGGCCATCACTTGCCTGGctggatttgttcatttttaccagGAGGGTTTTTCAGAAGCCAAGGACCTATTCAT CAAAGGTGAGCTGGACCCCAGAGAAATCATCAGCCTCTACCCTGACGTCAAGTCTTGTCTCAGTGCAGACTTTCAATCCCACCTGGATCAAGTGAACAAGCACAGAGATCTGGAGGTGCTGTGGCAGGAGGACAGAAACACATTTTATCATTACCAAGCTTTCCTGGGAGATTTCCTCAGAGGAGTCAGAGAGACTCAGCAAGACCTGAGGTGTAGAAAGGAGGTGGACTGCGCCCTCCTGTGGCTGTACGCGGAACAGGATGACACTGGAAATCTGCTGCAGCTTGTAACATTTCCTAATGAGTGCTGCCTGGATCAGTGTGTTCCTGTTCTGCAACAACAcaaaag attttttgcctTAGGTTTACTCTATCAAAGCCATGGAGAGCACTCAGAGGCATTACAG ACGTGGGTGAAGATCGCAGATGGCCTCCTCACAGACCCCACTTGCTCTGATGTGTATGAACACATAGTGTCGACTCTTAGTCAGCTCATAAACAAAGATGTTGTGTGGGCATTTGCAGACTGGGTTCTGCGCAGAAACCAGGAG ACAGGTGTGCAGATTTTTACAAAGTGGCCACCAGACAACCAGTTTTCCACACAAGACGTACTTGTTCTTCTGGAAGCATATCCACAGGCGATGATGTTGTATCTTGAGTTTTTAATTCATGATTTACACAGTAAG GAGGAGAGACATCACAGCCATCTGGCCCTGGCATAtgttacacacacacagcaaGAGGAAGAAGAGGCAAAGTCAAATCTGACGGCAACCAGGGAGAAACTGCAGCAGCTGCTATGGGATTCAGCGTTTTATGACATCTCCATCATATTTG AGAGAGTCAAATCCACATCTCTGCACATGGAAAAAGCCATTCTGCTGGGTaaggctggtgaacactttcaagCCCTACAGCTGCTGGCCCACCATGAGCGAGACCCCCAGGCTGCAGAGGCCTACTGTGACAGGTTTTCCCAAGGCCAGGACCCAGAGTACAGGCAGACTCTGCTCTCCACCCTTCTGAAGGTCTACCTGAACTCTGAGGGTCTGACTAGTGCTGCTGTGGATCTGCTCAATAACAACCCACAGGTCTTTGCTACAGAGAAGGTGGTCCAGGTCCTGCCTGAGTCCTGGTCTGTCCAACTGGTCTCCCAGTTCCTGGTTGGATCCCTCAGGGAGACTTTCCACCAGACGCGCATGAGGAGACTCCAGAAGGCTTTGGCCCAGGCGGAACTGTTCAGGCACAAGGTCATTTGG ATGCAGGCCTCAAAAACAGCTTTCAAAGTTCACAAAGGGCAAGTGTGTAAGGTTTGTCAGAAGGACCTGACAGAGCCGCAGTTTATCTGTAACCTCCAAGGTGAACTGATTCACACAACCTGCACTGCCTTCTCAGCTTTGTAA